From Levilactobacillus zymae, a single genomic window includes:
- a CDS encoding MarR family transcriptional regulator: MDNDIFEALFEIMTFFHQPQDERQQLHRAGTTLEPAAMPIIVRAGQQPGVSVGELAGWIGRNHSSISRQVDRLIKTGWLTEAERDDQRIRRVQLTEKGQRGLMQLKVAREAEFSQRIQAYTPQQRADLLRSLRLLAQTLREPKQD; encoded by the coding sequence ATGGACAACGATATTTTTGAGGCCCTATTTGAAATCATGACGTTCTTCCACCAACCGCAAGACGAACGTCAGCAGTTGCATCGTGCGGGCACGACCTTAGAACCGGCCGCGATGCCGATCATTGTACGAGCCGGTCAACAGCCCGGCGTCAGCGTGGGAGAGCTGGCCGGCTGGATTGGCCGCAATCACTCGTCGATCAGTCGGCAAGTCGACCGCTTGATCAAGACCGGTTGGCTGACGGAAGCCGAACGGGATGATCAGCGGATTCGCCGGGTCCAGCTCACGGAAAAGGGCCAACGGGGGTTGATGCAGCTGAAGGTGGCCCGAGAAGCGGAATTTAGCCAACGAATTCAAGCCTACACGCCGCAACAACGCGCGGATTTATTGCGATCGCTGCGGTTGTTGGCGCAGACGCTACGGGAGCCGAAGCAGGATTGA
- a CDS encoding PTS sugar transporter subunit IIB: MKIAAVCQSGLGSSFMIQMNIESVFKEENVDTDNIEVTHFDTGGLNESAADYFFLGSDLADQASDLPQDRVYILDSIIDKKELQAKINTLLDKENIKHD; this comes from the coding sequence ATGAAAATTGCAGCTGTATGTCAATCCGGTTTAGGATCAAGCTTCATGATTCAAATGAACATCGAAAGCGTCTTTAAGGAAGAAAACGTCGATACCGATAATATCGAAGTCACTCACTTTGATACTGGTGGCTTAAATGAAAGCGCTGCTGATTACTTCTTCTTGGGTAGCGATTTAGCCGATCAGGCTTCGGACTTGCCCCAAGATCGGGTCTACATCTTGGACAGCATTATTGATAAGAAGGAATTACAAGCAAAGATTAACACGCTGCTAGATAAAGAAAACATCAAGCACGATTAG
- a CDS encoding PTS ascorbate transporter subunit IIC: MQAVINFIVSVVSTPALLVGLIACLGLALQKKPGTKTLEGTVKTFVGFLVLTGGAGILQGALAPFASMFKFALHVQGVVPSNEAVVAIALQQYGTTTALIMFVGMIVNILLARFTKFKYIFLTGQAMLYVSCLTAVILISTGMKANFVTIILGGLFEGTLLTITPALCQPFMRKITGGDSVAMGHTGNIGYATAGLMGKWFGNAKHSTEDINFPKGLSFLRDSTVSITLVMSIVYLILAIITGPHFIETKLSSGTNFLVYAITQAGTFAAGFYVVLAGVRMILGEIVPAFQGIATKLVPNAKPALDVPIIFPYGKNALLIGFFVSFIVGTLSMFVMVGLKTTVIIPGVVGHFFCGGAAGIYGNATGGRRGAIIGSAVNSLLISWLPLFILPVLGGLKLAASTFADTDYLIPGILLGKLGSFGQVAVISGIIAFVVIVIIWSFFLKDHKEAETSKD; the protein is encoded by the coding sequence ATGCAAGCCGTTATTAATTTTATTGTTTCGGTGGTCAGTACACCCGCATTATTAGTTGGTTTAATTGCATGTTTAGGATTAGCACTTCAAAAGAAGCCCGGGACTAAAACCCTGGAAGGTACCGTTAAGACCTTTGTCGGGTTCTTAGTTTTAACCGGTGGGGCCGGAATCTTACAAGGTGCCTTAGCACCCTTCGCCTCAATGTTTAAGTTTGCTTTACACGTTCAAGGGGTTGTGCCTTCAAACGAAGCGGTGGTTGCCATTGCGCTGCAACAATACGGGACGACTACTGCGCTGATTATGTTTGTCGGGATGATCGTCAACATTCTGTTAGCCCGGTTTACCAAGTTTAAGTACATCTTCTTAACGGGGCAAGCGATGTTATACGTGTCCTGCTTAACGGCCGTTATCCTGATTTCTACGGGGATGAAGGCGAACTTCGTCACGATTATCTTAGGTGGGTTGTTCGAAGGAACGCTGTTAACCATTACGCCAGCGCTTTGCCAGCCCTTTATGCGTAAGATTACCGGTGGGGACTCGGTTGCCATGGGGCACACTGGGAACATCGGTTATGCTACCGCAGGGTTAATGGGTAAGTGGTTCGGGAATGCTAAGCACTCGACCGAAGACATTAACTTCCCTAAGGGTTTAAGCTTCTTACGTGATTCAACGGTATCCATTACTTTAGTAATGTCAATTGTTTACTTAATTTTAGCTATTATTACGGGACCACACTTTATTGAAACCAAGCTCAGTAGCGGGACGAACTTCTTAGTCTATGCCATTACGCAAGCCGGGACCTTTGCCGCAGGCTTCTACGTGGTCTTAGCAGGTGTTCGGATGATCTTAGGTGAAATTGTGCCGGCGTTCCAAGGGATTGCGACCAAGTTGGTTCCCAATGCCAAGCCAGCGCTGGATGTCCCAATCATCTTCCCATACGGGAAAAATGCGTTGTTAATCGGATTCTTTGTCAGCTTTATCGTGGGGACGTTAAGTATGTTCGTCATGGTTGGCCTGAAGACGACGGTCATTATCCCCGGTGTTGTCGGTCACTTCTTCTGTGGTGGTGCCGCTGGGATTTACGGGAACGCTACTGGTGGTCGTCGTGGTGCCATTATTGGTTCTGCTGTGAATAGCTTACTGATTAGCTGGTTACCATTATTCATCCTACCAGTTCTCGGGGGCTTGAAGTTGGCTGCGTCGACGTTTGCCGATACGGACTACTTGATTCCAGGGATCTTACTAGGAAAGTTAGGCTCATTCGGGCAAGTTGCCGTGATCAGTGGAATTATCGCCTTTGTGGTCATTGTCATTATTTGGTCATTCTTCTTAAAGGATCACAAGGAAGCAGAAACGTCCAAGGACTAG
- a CDS encoding TetR/AcrR family transcriptional regulator, producing MANIYTPDQRNAKRQAMMQAAVRLFTQQSYTAITMQQIATAVGSSKGTVFHYFATKEDLFMSILLENYQAYFQQLITELTAGPQLTRATFSEWLVEQSQNLIEHHATLVRLNAIRGPILEGKANMAETVAQRNRLYAVSQQLGATLVRKTDHLLSQSQFSHLFVIQSGQISGLMNMASLARFNHQTLSVAYPDFDVQVVLEAQRQLRYYLMGYLRDYAQD from the coding sequence ATGGCCAACATTTACACACCAGATCAAAGGAATGCTAAGCGCCAAGCGATGATGCAGGCGGCCGTTCGACTTTTTACCCAGCAGAGCTACACGGCGATTACCATGCAACAAATTGCCACCGCGGTGGGCAGTTCTAAGGGAACCGTATTTCACTATTTTGCGACTAAAGAAGATCTCTTTATGAGCATTTTATTGGAAAACTACCAAGCGTACTTTCAACAGCTCATCACGGAGTTAACGGCCGGCCCGCAACTTACCCGGGCAACCTTTAGCGAGTGGCTAGTGGAGCAATCGCAAAACCTGATTGAGCATCACGCAACTCTGGTCCGGTTAAACGCGATTCGGGGGCCTATTTTAGAGGGGAAGGCCAATATGGCAGAAACCGTCGCGCAGCGTAACCGGCTGTACGCCGTTAGTCAGCAGTTGGGAGCCACTCTGGTACGTAAAACCGATCACTTACTTAGTCAATCGCAGTTTAGCCACTTATTTGTGATTCAAAGTGGTCAGATCAGCGGGTTGATGAACATGGCCTCGCTGGCGCGCTTCAACCATCAAACCTTAAGCGTTGCCTATCCGGATTTTGACGTCCAGGTTGTTTTAGAAGCGCAGCGTCAACTCCGCTACTACTTAATGGGGTACTTGCGGGACTATGCGCAGGACTAA
- a CDS encoding PTS sugar transporter subunit IIA produces MLENLLTSKTVQIKKDVDFDWKEAIRLAASPLLDSGKITDSYIQSMIDVVDQNGPFINIGPHIALAHSRPENGVNEMGMALMKVAPAVNLVSEDHPITLFFVLAASDNTKHLEALKELATILEDEGSRQRLEQATSVDELVKEFKGVRE; encoded by the coding sequence ATGCTGGAGAACCTTTTAACAAGTAAGACAGTTCAAATCAAAAAAGATGTTGATTTTGATTGGAAGGAGGCCATTCGATTAGCCGCGAGTCCGCTGTTGGATTCGGGGAAGATCACGGATTCATATATTCAATCGATGATTGATGTGGTTGACCAAAATGGGCCGTTCATCAATATTGGACCCCACATTGCGTTAGCTCATTCGCGTCCGGAAAATGGGGTTAATGAGATGGGCATGGCACTGATGAAGGTTGCACCAGCGGTCAACTTAGTCAGTGAGGATCATCCCATTACGTTGTTTTTTGTGTTAGCTGCTAGTGATAACACTAAGCACTTGGAAGCGTTGAAGGAACTAGCCACGATTTTGGAAGACGAGGGTAGTCGTCAGCGATTGGAACAGGCCACTAGTGTTGATGAATTAGTTAAAGAATTTAAAGGGGTGCGTGAATAA
- the lepA gene encoding translation elongation factor 4 → MQQQFIRNFAIIAHIDHGKSTLADRIMALTKTVSERDSHAQLLDDLAVERDHGVTVKSRTVRNYYRDQTGQDYEYNLIDTPGHVDFNYEVAKSLAATEGAILLVDATQGVQAQTIANYRIAQQDGLTIIPVLNKIDMPAADVPAALAQLHDLNPAFDRAHTLMISAKTGEGVPAVLEAIKERIPAPSGNPTAPLKALVFDSLYDPYQGVIAYVRVLDGQLDLSQPLTLMQATLDFKAKGVGVFSPTMHPQATLNAGEVGYVVTGIKDPRAVRVGETLTRKTAPAAVALPGYRPAQPMVFAGLYPKDNDYPALREAVLKLGLNDTSFSFTEERSEALGMGFRCGFLGAFHLQIIRERLRDEYGLEVLATAPNVTYQVTLKNGQHMVITNPVQFPAFGLIETVAEPFVRAEITTPDNGLNAVLKLVDQHKGTLLDLGNSGDLVVVTAKLPLSEVAAHFFSELKSVSHGYASLNTEFLDNEVADLVKIEVAMNYAPVDALAMVVHRSDAPTITQALVKQLKATVPRQLYPTPVQAIVEGKALARVDVPPLRKNAAVNGEAHSVSKKAALLRRQSQNKRRATQSQIKLPQSVFNALLEL, encoded by the coding sequence ATGCAACAACAATTCATTCGTAACTTTGCCATTATCGCGCACATTGATCACGGTAAATCCACCCTAGCGGACCGCATTATGGCCTTGACCAAAACCGTCAGTGAGCGGGACAGTCACGCCCAATTACTCGATGACCTGGCCGTTGAACGGGATCACGGGGTGACCGTTAAGTCGCGGACGGTGCGGAACTATTACCGAGACCAGACCGGCCAAGACTATGAATACAATTTAATTGATACTCCGGGTCACGTGGACTTCAACTATGAGGTTGCCAAAAGTCTAGCCGCCACGGAAGGCGCTATCCTGTTGGTCGACGCCACCCAGGGCGTTCAGGCCCAGACCATTGCCAATTACCGAATCGCGCAGCAGGACGGTTTGACTATCATTCCGGTCCTGAACAAGATTGATATGCCGGCGGCGGACGTCCCGGCCGCTTTAGCCCAACTGCATGATTTAAACCCAGCCTTTGACCGGGCCCATACGTTGATGATCTCGGCCAAGACGGGTGAAGGGGTGCCCGCGGTGTTAGAAGCCATTAAGGAACGCATTCCTGCGCCGAGTGGTAACCCAACGGCGCCACTAAAAGCGTTAGTCTTCGATTCCCTGTATGATCCCTACCAGGGCGTGATCGCCTATGTCCGAGTTTTAGACGGTCAGCTCGATTTAAGCCAGCCATTGACGTTGATGCAGGCAACCCTTGATTTTAAAGCCAAGGGCGTGGGCGTCTTTAGTCCGACCATGCACCCGCAAGCGACGCTCAATGCCGGTGAGGTCGGCTACGTGGTGACGGGAATTAAGGATCCCCGAGCGGTGCGCGTGGGGGAAACGCTGACCCGGAAAACCGCACCGGCTGCGGTGGCGCTTCCGGGCTACCGACCGGCCCAACCCATGGTCTTTGCGGGGCTATATCCTAAAGATAACGACTATCCGGCTTTACGGGAAGCCGTGCTGAAACTGGGCTTGAACGACACGTCGTTTTCCTTTACGGAAGAACGGTCCGAAGCTCTGGGCATGGGCTTTCGGTGTGGGTTCTTGGGCGCTTTTCACCTGCAGATCATTCGCGAACGTCTCCGTGATGAGTACGGTCTGGAGGTCTTGGCAACGGCGCCTAACGTGACGTATCAGGTCACGTTGAAGAACGGCCAACACATGGTGATTACTAATCCAGTCCAGTTTCCCGCGTTTGGTCTCATCGAGACTGTGGCGGAACCCTTCGTGCGGGCCGAGATCACGACGCCGGATAACGGCCTAAATGCCGTGTTAAAGCTGGTTGATCAACACAAGGGGACGCTGCTGGACCTGGGAAATAGTGGCGATCTCGTGGTGGTCACCGCCAAACTCCCCTTATCCGAGGTGGCGGCGCACTTCTTCTCCGAGTTAAAGTCGGTCTCCCACGGCTACGCGAGCCTCAATACCGAATTTTTAGATAACGAAGTGGCGGACCTGGTAAAAATTGAGGTTGCCATGAACTACGCTCCCGTCGATGCCTTAGCGATGGTGGTGCACCGAAGCGATGCCCCCACCATCACACAGGCGCTGGTTAAGCAGCTGAAAGCGACGGTCCCCCGGCAACTGTACCCGACGCCGGTCCAGGCGATTGTAGAGGGAAAAGCCCTAGCGCGAGTCGATGTACCACCGTTGCGCAAGAACGCGGCGGTCAACGGGGAGGCCCACAGCGTGTCGAAAAAGGCCGCCCTCTTACGGCGACAGAGTCAAAATAAGCGCCGGGCCACGCAAAGCCAAATCAAACTCCCCCAAAGTGTGTTTAACGCTTTATTGGAATTGTAA
- the tkt gene encoding transketolase, with product MINYETTDGKVSFDQKDYLAENTLRMLSIDMIEKAKSGHPGLCLDAAPMAYVLWNYHLKTSPHHPSWINRDRFVLSVGHGSALLYSLLHMSGYAVGLDDLKQFRQLGSLTPGHPEYGHTPGVDATTGPLGQGIGMAVGMALAEEHLAAKYNTAKYNLINHWTYALVGDGDLMEGISQEAINIAGKERLNKLIVLYDSNDVTLDGPLSNGSVENQKNRFEGAGWNYLRVDSGEDLEAINAAINAAKHSNQPTIIEIKTEIGHGSPEAGTNAVHGAALGAENLKATKEFYHWTTTPFAVQQDAYQQFKQGIEQHGEAAYHAWLEMYNDFQRNDPQAAAQFSQEVGPKLDMSQVKLADETIGKEVATRVTSSELLQEISKHNPNFWGGAADLSSSNKTQLKGEGRFSPETPENNNIWFGVREFGEAAALNGITLHGGSRVFGSTFFTFSDYMKAAIRLSALQHLPVTYIFTHDSVAVGEDGPTHEPVEQLAGLRALPNLNVIRPADAHETLGAWQVIAKTTDKPAVLVLSRQKLPLLEQTSAQNVSRGGYVASPAKSEEPDGILIASGSELQLALKVQQALREKQYDVSVVSMPSFELFDAQSQQYKDTVLPPQVDKRISLEMESTFGWAKYTGLKGINLGIDRFGESGKGPEVVQQFGFTVEGVVQAYEKLWEKTE from the coding sequence ATGATTAATTATGAAACGACCGACGGCAAGGTTAGTTTTGATCAGAAAGATTACTTAGCTGAAAATACGTTAAGAATGCTAAGCATCGATATGATCGAAAAGGCAAAATCTGGTCATCCGGGGTTATGTTTGGATGCGGCACCGATGGCGTACGTCCTCTGGAATTACCATTTGAAGACGAGTCCACATCACCCTAGCTGGATTAACCGAGATCGTTTTGTCTTGTCCGTGGGTCATGGGTCAGCCTTGCTGTACAGTTTGCTGCATATGAGCGGCTATGCGGTGGGTCTTGACGACTTGAAGCAATTTCGGCAATTAGGCTCGTTAACACCTGGGCATCCAGAATATGGTCACACCCCCGGCGTTGACGCCACCACGGGTCCCCTCGGGCAAGGCATTGGCATGGCCGTAGGGATGGCCTTGGCCGAAGAACATTTGGCCGCTAAGTATAATACGGCTAAGTACAATCTGATTAATCACTGGACGTACGCACTGGTGGGCGATGGTGACTTAATGGAAGGAATTAGCCAAGAAGCCATTAACATTGCCGGTAAGGAACGTCTGAACAAGTTAATTGTGCTGTACGATTCGAATGATGTAACGCTGGATGGTCCTTTAAGCAACGGTTCGGTTGAAAACCAAAAGAACCGGTTTGAAGGGGCTGGTTGGAACTATCTGCGGGTAGATTCTGGAGAAGATCTGGAAGCCATTAACGCCGCCATTAATGCCGCTAAGCACTCTAACCAACCAACCATCATTGAAATTAAAACTGAAATTGGCCATGGCTCTCCTGAAGCGGGAACCAATGCCGTTCATGGTGCGGCTCTGGGCGCAGAGAACCTGAAAGCGACGAAAGAATTCTATCACTGGACCACAACGCCCTTTGCCGTTCAGCAAGACGCTTATCAGCAGTTTAAGCAGGGCATTGAGCAACATGGTGAGGCCGCTTACCATGCTTGGCTAGAGATGTACAACGACTTTCAACGCAATGATCCTCAAGCAGCAGCGCAGTTCTCTCAAGAAGTGGGACCTAAGCTGGACATGAGTCAGGTGAAGTTGGCCGACGAAACGATTGGTAAGGAAGTCGCTACCCGGGTGACGAGCTCGGAGTTACTGCAGGAAATTTCAAAGCACAACCCTAACTTTTGGGGTGGTGCGGCAGACTTATCCTCAAGTAACAAGACCCAGTTAAAGGGTGAAGGTCGCTTCAGCCCAGAGACCCCAGAGAATAACAACATCTGGTTTGGGGTCCGTGAGTTCGGTGAGGCCGCAGCTCTAAACGGAATTACGCTACACGGTGGTTCTCGGGTATTTGGGAGTACGTTCTTTACCTTCTCAGATTATATGAAGGCAGCTATTCGGTTATCCGCGTTGCAACACTTACCCGTCACCTATATCTTCACGCACGATTCCGTGGCCGTAGGTGAAGATGGTCCCACCCACGAACCGGTGGAACAATTAGCTGGGTTACGGGCACTGCCGAACTTAAACGTGATTCGACCAGCGGATGCGCATGAAACCTTAGGGGCTTGGCAAGTGATCGCTAAGACGACGGATAAACCAGCAGTGCTAGTGCTGTCGAGACAGAAATTACCACTACTCGAACAAACGAGTGCTCAAAACGTTTCCCGCGGTGGCTACGTGGCTTCACCAGCTAAGAGTGAAGAGCCAGATGGTATTTTAATCGCCAGTGGTTCTGAATTGCAGTTGGCCTTGAAGGTGCAACAAGCTTTGCGGGAAAAGCAATACGATGTTTCGGTCGTTTCGATGCCTAGCTTTGAACTTTTTGATGCGCAAAGTCAGCAGTACAAAGACACCGTTTTACCACCACAAGTGGATAAACGAATTTCCCTGGAAATGGAAAGTACCTTTGGCTGGGCTAAATACACCGGATTAAAGGGGATTAATTTAGGAATTGATCGCTTTGGTGAAAGTGGTAAGGGCCCTGAAGTCGTTCAACAATTTGGATTTACGGTTGAAGGCGTTGTTCAAGCGTACGAAAAGTTATGGGAAAAGACTGAGTAA
- a CDS encoding adhesin codes for MPATKRNLTIALASTIVLGGLVAAPQLLKSPAGAGNPPQAQAKTKPSGKPGSKPSGTAAPGQTSSSSAKLSGTKTITGTKRLSNTTVKSSTANRSALYVKKGGQLTLTGSRVTKRGNTTSTDNSNFFGQNAGILVTKGGSATLNKLTETTNSIGSNAIFATGSHAKVTVKNSTIKTSKSSSRGLDATYKGKITASNMNITTKGSHSAALATDRGGGTVSLNKGTLKTAGDGSPVLYSTGTITATNVTGTATGAEAADIEGSNSITVKNSTLTGEKNNGVMLYQSMSGDSEVGTSVFTMTNGRLTSKVKSGSKGTSNHTGALFYVTNTTAKMNLTNVKLSNASSTLIRLSGDRWGTSGSNGGKLTFNAKNQTLKGNILIAKGSSLKLNLTAGSTLTGAINSAHTAGKSTVTLKGNNRWNVTKNSHITALISTKSALKNIHSNGHNVYYSKSNSANKWLNGKTYSLTGGGKLIAE; via the coding sequence ATGCCAGCAACCAAACGAAACCTAACCATTGCCTTAGCCAGTACCATTGTTTTAGGGGGACTCGTGGCGGCACCGCAACTGTTAAAGTCACCAGCCGGTGCGGGGAACCCACCCCAGGCCCAAGCCAAGACGAAACCTAGCGGCAAACCGGGGAGTAAACCGAGTGGCACTGCGGCGCCGGGTCAGACCAGTAGCAGTAGTGCGAAGCTTTCCGGCACCAAGACCATCACGGGGACCAAGCGGCTCAGCAATACCACGGTGAAGTCCAGTACGGCAAACCGCTCGGCGCTGTACGTGAAAAAGGGCGGTCAGCTGACCCTGACTGGTAGTCGGGTCACCAAGCGGGGCAACACCACTAGTACCGATAACAGTAATTTCTTCGGTCAAAACGCCGGGATCTTGGTCACCAAAGGTGGGAGTGCGACCCTGAACAAATTGACCGAAACCACGAATTCGATTGGCTCGAACGCCATTTTTGCGACGGGCAGTCACGCCAAGGTCACCGTTAAAAATTCGACGATTAAAACCAGTAAATCTTCATCGCGTGGGTTGGACGCGACCTATAAAGGTAAAATCACCGCTAGTAACATGAACATCACTACCAAAGGGAGTCATTCTGCGGCCTTAGCCACCGACCGGGGCGGCGGGACCGTTAGCCTGAATAAGGGGACGCTGAAGACCGCGGGGGATGGCTCGCCGGTCCTGTACTCGACGGGGACCATCACGGCTACCAACGTCACCGGGACCGCCACGGGCGCCGAAGCCGCCGATATTGAAGGCTCGAACAGCATCACGGTTAAAAATTCGACGTTGACCGGTGAGAAGAACAACGGGGTCATGCTGTATCAGAGTATGTCCGGAGATTCCGAGGTCGGGACGTCGGTCTTCACCATGACCAATGGCCGCCTGACGTCGAAGGTTAAGAGTGGCTCCAAGGGGACGTCTAACCATACCGGAGCGTTATTCTACGTCACCAATACCACGGCCAAGATGAACCTGACCAACGTGAAACTCAGTAACGCGTCAAGTACGTTGATTCGCCTGTCCGGCGACCGGTGGGGAACCAGTGGCAGTAACGGTGGTAAGTTGACCTTTAATGCCAAGAACCAGACGTTAAAGGGAAACATCCTGATTGCCAAGGGCAGTAGTCTTAAGCTGAACTTGACGGCGGGAAGTACCCTGACCGGGGCCATCAACAGTGCCCACACGGCCGGCAAATCGACGGTGACGTTGAAGGGTAACAACCGCTGGAACGTCACCAAGAACTCGCACATTACCGCGCTGATCAGTACCAAGAGTGCCTTGAAGAACATCCACTCTAACGGGCATAACGTGTACTATTCTAAGAGTAATAGCGCCAACAAGTGGCTCAACGGCAAGACCTACAGCTTGACGGGCGGCGGCAAGTTGATCGCAGAATAG
- the ptsP gene encoding phosphoenolpyruvate--protein phosphotransferase, which produces MSEKITGIAASDGIGIAKAYRLVKPDLTFDKQQVKDSESEIERLTQAVAAASDDLKAIRQNALKTLGEKEAEIFDAHLAILSDPEMLSQIKDVIQRKTVNAETGVTAVTDQFTKTLQAMDDNPYMQERATDVQDVAKRVLSHLLNRPLPNPALIHEPVIVIAHDLTPSDTAQMNKKYVKGFLMDLGGRTSHSAIMSRTLEIPAVVGTENATKLVQDNDTVILNGLDGFAVVSPDDHEREQYENEAKRYAAERREWRKLKAEPSVSADGKHFEIAANIGTPDDVAAVNSAGAEAVGLFRTEFLYMNSQQLPSEDAQFKAYKQVVEAMNGKPVVIRTMDIGGDKHLPYLPLPEEMNPFLGYRAIRISLDRQEIFRTQLRALLRASHYGNLRIMFPMIATLDEFRKAKQVVTEEKDNLIKSGIPVADDIQLGIMVEIPATAAFADQFAKEVDFFSIGTNDLIQYTFAADRGNDHVSYLYQPYNPALLRMIKRVIDAAHKEGKTAAMCGEMAGDAIAVPLLMGMGLDEYSMSATSILRVRSQMKHLDTRKLQNLIEPALNECTTNAEVKALVEKALA; this is translated from the coding sequence ATGTCAGAAAAAATTACGGGAATTGCTGCCAGTGACGGCATTGGCATTGCCAAGGCCTATCGGTTAGTCAAACCGGACTTAACTTTCGACAAGCAACAAGTCAAAGATTCAGAAAGTGAAATTGAACGGTTAACACAAGCGGTGGCTGCCGCGTCAGATGATTTAAAAGCGATTCGCCAGAATGCTTTAAAAACGCTGGGCGAAAAAGAAGCGGAAATCTTTGATGCGCATTTAGCCATCTTGTCCGACCCGGAGATGCTTTCTCAAATTAAAGACGTCATTCAGCGCAAGACTGTAAACGCCGAAACGGGGGTGACCGCAGTTACGGATCAATTTACGAAGACTTTACAGGCGATGGACGACAATCCGTATATGCAAGAGCGAGCAACGGATGTCCAAGATGTTGCCAAGCGGGTATTGAGCCATTTGCTCAACCGGCCGTTGCCGAACCCAGCCCTGATTCATGAGCCCGTTATCGTGATTGCCCACGACTTAACGCCATCCGATACTGCGCAAATGAATAAAAAGTACGTTAAAGGGTTCTTAATGGACTTAGGGGGCCGGACCAGTCACTCGGCGATTATGTCCCGAACCTTAGAGATTCCGGCTGTCGTGGGAACGGAAAATGCGACAAAGCTGGTTCAGGATAACGATACGGTTATCTTGAACGGATTGGACGGCTTTGCGGTAGTTAGTCCTGATGATCACGAACGTGAGCAATATGAGAACGAGGCCAAACGGTATGCAGCAGAACGTCGTGAGTGGCGCAAGCTGAAGGCAGAACCCAGTGTTTCTGCAGACGGCAAGCACTTCGAAATTGCGGCGAACATTGGGACACCCGATGATGTTGCAGCGGTTAACTCGGCGGGTGCCGAAGCGGTTGGGCTATTTAGAACGGAGTTTCTCTATATGAATAGCCAACAACTCCCCTCGGAAGACGCCCAGTTTAAGGCCTATAAGCAAGTTGTCGAAGCGATGAACGGGAAACCGGTCGTTATCCGGACCATGGACATCGGTGGCGATAAGCACTTGCCTTACTTACCGTTACCTGAGGAAATGAACCCATTCTTGGGTTATCGGGCCATCCGGATTTCGCTAGACCGCCAGGAGATCTTCAGAACCCAACTGCGAGCACTGCTACGGGCCTCGCATTATGGCAATCTGAGAATCATGTTCCCGATGATTGCGACGTTGGACGAGTTTAGAAAGGCTAAACAAGTCGTCACGGAAGAGAAGGACAACCTGATCAAGAGCGGAATTCCGGTAGCCGATGATATCCAATTAGGAATCATGGTAGAAATTCCCGCGACGGCAGCCTTTGCGGACCAATTTGCCAAGGAAGTTGACTTCTTCAGTATCGGCACCAATGACTTGATTCAATACACATTCGCTGCCGATCGGGGGAACGATCACGTTTCTTACTTATACCAGCCGTACAACCCAGCCTTGTTGCGGATGATTAAGCGAGTGATTGATGCCGCTCATAAGGAAGGCAAGACCGCGGCGATGTGTGGTGAAATGGCCGGAGATGCGATTGCGGTTCCACTGCTCATGGGGATGGGCTTGGATGAATATTCAATGAGCGCCACCTCCATCCTACGAGTTCGTAGCCAAATGAAGCACCTCGATACACGGAAGCTCCAAAACCTGATTGAACCGGCTTTAAACGAGTGCACCACGAATGCTGAGGTGAAAGCCTTGGTTGAAAAGGCTTTGGCTTAA